In the ANME-2 cluster archaeon genome, one interval contains:
- a CDS encoding ATP-binding protein — protein MKFINRTRELEFLQRKYNSKEAELIIIYGRRRIGKTELLNEFSKEKPVLFFLGRAESKEDTLRRLNLMVMEFFNDITLARSPLSNWDDFYIYMTENSNDRVVLVFDEFPFIVDKFPEILSVLQDNWDSRLINTKLMLVLCGSSISMMEKYTLDYKSPIYGKRTGQWMVDRLDVVHLKELFPKYTFEDLLTLYSVIDTIPGYVVKFDCNLPVWKNIETKILAKGEFLYEEVEILLREEFRDPSNYMSILSAVAGGLTRFNEIYNKTGLDKSLLSKYLSILEKIGIIEKNQPPTLNFKRKLKAIGARYSINDNFFDFWFRFVYTNLTELERGNSGSVVNTIQSEFPMYLGNKFERIVMELILHFDIFNYSRIGKWWHKDIEIDIVAINENTNEILFCECKWQNRKTNVNILTELMDKAKHVNWNNDLRKEYYMAASKSGFTKEAKIFAKQNNFILLSSENIEARI, from the coding sequence ATGAAATTCATAAACAGAACTCGCGAATTGGAGTTCTTGCAAAGAAAGTACAACTCAAAAGAAGCCGAACTTATCATCATATACGGCCGGCGGAGAATCGGGAAAACCGAACTTTTAAATGAATTCTCCAAAGAAAAACCTGTTCTTTTTTTTCTTGGCAGGGCAGAATCAAAAGAAGATACCCTGCGAAGGTTAAATTTAATGGTAATGGAATTCTTCAACGACATCACACTTGCACGGTCACCGCTATCAAACTGGGATGATTTTTATATTTACATGACCGAGAACAGCAATGATAGAGTCGTTCTGGTCTTTGACGAATTCCCGTTCATAGTGGATAAATTCCCTGAGATCCTTTCAGTGCTCCAGGATAATTGGGATTCCAGATTGATAAACACCAAATTAATGCTTGTACTATGCGGCTCTTCCATCAGCATGATGGAAAAATATACACTGGATTATAAAAGCCCTATTTATGGAAAACGGACCGGACAGTGGATGGTAGACCGCCTCGATGTAGTTCATCTGAAAGAATTATTCCCAAAGTACACCTTCGAAGACCTCTTAACCCTTTATTCTGTCATAGATACCATACCAGGATATGTCGTCAAGTTTGACTGTAACCTGCCGGTATGGAAGAATATAGAAACAAAGATCCTTGCAAAAGGCGAGTTTTTGTATGAAGAAGTTGAGATACTGCTGCGGGAAGAATTCAGGGACCCTTCCAATTATATGTCCATACTGTCCGCAGTTGCAGGCGGGCTGACACGTTTTAATGAGATATACAACAAGACAGGGCTGGATAAAAGTCTTCTGTCAAAATACCTTTCCATACTTGAAAAAATAGGTATAATTGAAAAAAATCAACCCCCCACGTTGAATTTCAAGCGAAAATTAAAAGCAATTGGTGCCAGGTATTCCATCAATGATAATTTCTTTGATTTTTGGTTCAGGTTTGTTTATACCAATCTAACAGAATTGGAAAGGGGGAATTCCGGTTCAGTTGTTAACACAATACAAAGCGAATTTCCGATGTATCTCGGGAACAAATTTGAGCGTATTGTAATGGAACTCATTTTACATTTTGACATTTTCAATTATTCAAGGATTGGAAAATGGTGGCACAAGGATATCGAGATCGATATTGTGGCAATAAATGAAAATACGAATGAAATCCTCTTTTGTGAATGTAAATGGCAAAACAGAAAAACAAATGTTAATATCTTAACGGAATTAATGGATAAAGCAAAACATGTAAACTGGAACAACGACCTGAGAAAAGAATATTATATGGCTGCTTCCAAATCAGGTTTTACCAAAGAGGCAAAGATATTCGCCAAACAGAATAATTTTATTCTCTTGTCATCGGAAAATATTGAAGCAAGGATATAA
- a CDS encoding type II toxin-antitoxin system VapC family toxin, with translation MRKQEVHHEAAKNLLEKVKDGNHIAIEPYIVLIEVVAAIKRRTGSTELAKRVKNDFLAIDTINFTDLESIRASDASEIAMNLGVRGMDAIVIQTAKEFNVPLITLDKEMIEKAKSLVDIRTVDDL, from the coding sequence TTGAGAAAGCAAGAAGTCCATCATGAAGCTGCAAAAAATTTGCTGGAAAAAGTAAAAGATGGAAATCATATTGCCATAGAACCTTATATTGTTTTAATTGAAGTTGTTGCTGCTATAAAACGAAGAACAGGTTCTACAGAACTTGCTAAAAGAGTGAAAAATGATTTTTTGGCCATAGATACCATAAATTTTACAGACCTTGAATCAATCAGGGCGAGTGATGCATCTGAGATTGCAATGAATCTTGGAGTAAGGGGAATGGATGCTATTGTAATACAAACAGCTAAAGAGTTTAATGTCCCCCTCATTACATTGGATAAGGAAATGATCGAGAAAGCTAAATCATTAGTCGATATCCGCACTGTAGATGATTTATGA